Proteins encoded by one window of Rhodamnia argentea isolate NSW1041297 chromosome 6, ASM2092103v1, whole genome shotgun sequence:
- the LOC115746014 gene encoding protein GRAVITROPIC IN THE LIGHT 1: MAGKVSNFSHLIQRVTASCLLHPLAPTRHDSGELVSDQDEGERECDSQQGFEDQEEVEEEEVEEVEESEEVWERGKREMRAERLVVEMEVIMNEVFDTVSAMKRAYVSLQEAHCPWDAEKMRVADVAVVAELRRLAVLRERYRRSLICHGGAGGGCRRPGSRPAEVREVVAPYEAALEEMKREVKAREVEVDNLKEKLRSSTSLNGRNGRSLSKRRLSCSQAQVAASPAPELFEATMSQVREASKSFTSLLLSLMRAAHWDIASAVRSIEAAGGAAAANVSIVGVHHAKYALESYISRKIFQGFDHETFYMDGSLSSLLNPSQYRRDCFARYRDMKAMDPVELLGVLPSCDFGKFCSKKYLAIVHAKMEESFFGSLEQQKQVGAGSHPRTEFYGDFLKLAKAVWLLHLLAFSLDPAPSLFEASRGAEFHPQYMESVVKFSGGQVPAGHVVGFPVSPGFRLGNGSVVKARVYLVSRV; the protein is encoded by the exons ATGGCGGGCAAGGTTTCCAACTTCTCCCATCTGATACAGCGGGTCACCGCCTCTTGTTTGCTCCATCCACTGGCCCCGACACGGCACGACTCCGGAGAGCTCGTGAGCGATCAAGACGAAGGGGAGAGAGAATGTGACTCTCAACAGGGATTTGAAGATCAAgaggaagtagaagaagaagaagtggaagaaGTGGAAGAGAGTGAAGAAGTTTGGGAGCGGGGTAAGAGGGAGATGAGGGCGGAGAGGCTGGTGGTGGAGATGGAGGTGATAATGAACGAAGTGTTCGACACGGTGTCGGCGATGAAGAGAGCCTACGTGAGCTTGCAGGAGGCGCATTGCCCCTGGGACGCAGAGAAGATGAGGGTGGCTGACGTGGCGGTTGTGGCGGAGCTTAGGAGGCTCGCGGTTCTGAGGGAGAGGTACCGGCGGAGCCTGATTTGTCACGGGGGAGCCGGCGGCGGTTGTAGGAGGCCGGGAAGCCGCCCGGCGGAGGTGAGAGAGGTGGTGGCGCCGTATGAGGCGGCCTTGGAGGAGATGAAGAGGGAGGTGAAGGCCAGGGAAGTGGAGGTCGACAATTTGAAGGAGAAGCTCCGGAGCTCGACCAGTCTTAATGGAAGGAATGGACGGTCTCTGTCAAAGAGGAGACTCAGTTGCAGTCAAGCTCaag TTGCTGCGTCCCCGGCGCCGGAGCTCTTCGAAGCGACGATGAGTCAAGTCCGGGAGGCGTCCAAGTCCTTCACCTCGCTCCTCCTCTCGCTAATGCGCGCCGCGCACTGGGACATCGCCTCCGCAGTCCGCTCGATCGAGGCTGCCGGCGGTGCGGCGGCCGCGAACGTGTCGATCGTAGGGGTCCACCACGCCAAGTACGCACTAGAGTCCTACATCTCGCGCAAGATCTTCCAAGGATTCGACCACGAGACTTTCTACATGGATGGGAGCCTCTCGTCGCTGCTGAACCCCAGCCAGTACCGGCGAGACTGCTTCGCGCGGTACCGGGACATGAAGGCCATGGACCCAGTGGAGTTGCTTGGGGTGTTGCCGAGCTGCGACTTCGGCAAGTTCTGCTCGAAGAAGTACCTGGCGATCGTGCACGCGAAGATGGAGGAGTCCTTCTTCGGGAGCCTGGAGCAACAGAAGCAGGTGGGGGCCGGGAGCCACCCAAGGACGGAGTTCTACGGCGATTTTCTGAAGCTGGCCAAGGCGGTGTGGCTCCTCCACTTGCTGGCGTTCTCACTGGATCCGGCTCCAAGCTTGTTCGAGGCGAGCAGAGGGGCAGAGTTCCATCCGCAGTACATGGAAAGCGTGGTCAAGTTCTCGGGCGGGCAAGTGCCGGCGGGTCACGTGGTCGGCTTCCCGGTGAGTCCCGGATTCAGGTTAGGCAACGGGTCAGTGGTCAAGGCTAGGGTTTATTTGGTGTCCCGAGTGTGA
- the LOC115745998 gene encoding DExH-box ATP-dependent RNA helicase DExH11 isoform X1, which translates to MDPIEAANGLSFRVGFTGHSGHLRVEPLSTVERSNPLKSVPDFISPPAFAEETPESIKEYIEENYLMPTLDVDEFSPEKAGKHWDFNWFDEANVPLDPSLPRSVMVPVWELPFRRQKSKSGVWEPKSVEVDVSELMVDAQDSGSLPRMAGPTKDILRGSINKRPFRPGGLDDAQSLERIVPDGASSGEWVWELLNGGSPQVTPPSFKHGVVLGDLQAFPCSWNVSKDWNSVKSLSDEKVAELSVQFDDLFKKAWEEGTLADYATEGRMSESESLAPEAESSIVDKASRVGEDELPMLDEILSVEPGISTSQPDAVKNNDGQQQEVWAVRADNDGIADHFHELIPDMALDFPFELDKFQKEAIYYLEKGDSVFVSAHTSAGKTVVAEYAFALASKHCTRAVYTAPIKTISNQKYRDFFGKFDVGLLTGDVSLRPEASCLIMTTEILRSMLYRGADIIRDIEWVIFDEVHYVNDVERGVVWEEVIIMLPRHVNIILLSATVPNTMEFADWIGRTKRKKIRVTGTTERPVPLEHCLFYSGELYRVCESEKFISQGLKSARDAFKKKSSLSHGGSSGSYAGHSSNHEGVRGEKRENFSRGKQNKHSSSQHLGKHTGSGGGFQSNGSSQNNWGARRSEASVWLQLINKLSNKSLLPVVIFCFSKNRCDKSADSISGTDLTSSSEKSEIRVFCDKAFSRLKGSDRSLPQIVGVQSLLHRGIGVHHAGLLPIVKEVVEMLFCRGVIKVLFSTETFAMGVNAPARTVVFDTLRKFDGKEFRQLLPGEYTQMAGRAGRRGLDKIGTVIVMCRDEIPEESDLKLVIVGNATKLESQFRLTYIMILHLLRVEELKVEDMLKRSFAEFHAQKKLPENQQLLMRKLTQPVKSIECIKGEPAIEEYYDMHLEAEKRHTQIYETVMNSSVAQSHLIPGRVVVVKSQSAQDHLLGAIVRAVSGKKQYIVLLLKPNSPSATQGSPSSKSIGGDKAVNFAPGSFLLPKSKRTFDDEYCSVSTSRKGSGSIKITLPHYGNAAGMAYEVREVDVKEFLCICNGKIKIDQVRLLEDCSTGAYSNTVQQLLALKSDGLKYPPALDPVKDLKLRDLEHVEIYRRWNSLMQDMAKNKCHGCIKLEEHMKLAKEIKGHKEEVNALKFQMSDEALQQMPEFQGRIDVLREIGCIDADLVVQIKGRVACEMNSGEELICTECLFENQLDDLEPEEAVALMSAFVFQQRKTSEPSLTPKLSHAKQRLYETAIRLGELQAECNLQINPEEYARENLKFGLLEVVYEWAKGTPFADICELTDVPEGLIVRTIVRLDETCREFKNAASIMGNSALYKKMESASNAIKRDIVFAASLYITGV; encoded by the exons ATGGATCCGATTGAGGCGGCGAATGGATTGTCGTTCCGGGTCGGTTTCACTGGACACAGCGGCCACCTCAGGGTCGAGCCTCTCTCGACCGTTGAGCGCAGTAACCCGCTCAAATCGGTCCCCGATTTCATCTCA CCACCTGCTTTTGCCGAGGAAACTCCTGAATCAATAAAGGAGTATATAGAGGAGAACTACCTAATGCCCACCCTGGATGTTGATGAGTTTTCGCCGGAAAAGGCTGGAAAGCATTGGGACTTTAACTGGTTTGATGAGGCAAATGTACCGTTAGACCCATCATTACCAAGATCTGTTATGGTGCCTGTGTGGGAGTTGCCCTTTAGACGCCAAAAGAGCAAATCAGGAGTATGGGAGCCTAAATCTGTGGAg GTGGATGTATCAGAGCTAATGGTGGATGCTCAAGATTCTGGTTCATTACCACGAATGGCTGGGCCCACAAAAGACATTTTGCGGGGAAGCATCAACAAACGTCCCTTCCGTCCAGGTGGTCTGGATGATGCCCAATCTCTGGAGAGGATTGTACCGGATGGTGCTTCTAGCGGTGAATGGGTATGGGAATTGTTGAATGGGGGTTCTCCACAGGTCACTCCTCCTAGCTTCAAGCATGGCGTGGTTCTTGGGGATCTCCAG GCTTTCCCATGCTCATGGAATGTGTCCAAGGACTGGAATTCTGTCAAGAGCTTGTCAGACGAAAAGGTG GCGGAGCTCTCTGTACAGTTTGATGACTTGTTCAAGAAAGCTTGGGAAGAGGGAACTCTTGCAGATTATGCGACTGAAG GTCGTATGTCAGAATCAGAGTCCCTTGCCCCAGAAGCTGAATCTAGCATTGTTGACAAAGCTAGCAGGGTGGGAGAAGATGAACTACCCATGCTAGATGAAATTTTGTCTGTTGAACCAGGAATATCGACCTCTCAACCAGATGCAGTGAAGAACAACGATGGACAACAGCAGGAG GTCTGGGCTGTTAGAGCAGACAATGATGGGATTGCTGATCACTTTCATGAACTTATACCCGACATGGCCCTCGATTTTCCATTTGAGTTGGATAAGTTCCAAAAGGAG GCTATATATTATCTTGAAAAGGGAGACTCAGTTTTCGTGTCGGCTCACACATCCGCTGGAAAGACGGTCGTTGCAGAATATGCATTTGCTTTGGCTTCAAAG CATTGTACCAGAGCAGTTTACACAGCTCCTATTAAGACTATCAGCAATCAAAAGTACAGAGATTTCTTTGGGAAGTTTGATGTTGGACTTCTTACTGGCGATGTCAGCTTAAGGCCAGAGGCATCCTGTCTGATAATGACTACTGAAATTTTAAGGTCAATGCTCTATCGAGGCGCCGATATCATTCGTGATATTGAGTGG GTTATATTCGATGAAGTGCATTATGTCAATGATGTTGAAAGAGGGGTTGTTTGGGAAGAAGTAATTATTATGCTACCGAGACATGTCAATATCATTCTTCTCTCAGCCACG GTTCCTAACACAATGGAGTTTGCAGACTGGATTGGCCGGACTAAGCGGAAAAAAATTCGTGTGACTGG GACCACTGAAAGACCAGTCCCTTTAGAGCATTGCTTATTTTACTCTGGAGAACTTTACAGAGTATGTGAaagtgaaaaatttatttcCCAGGGACTGAAATCTGCAAGAGAcgcttttaagaaaaaaagttcACTTTCACATGGAGGTTCTAGTGGATCATATGCTGGGCATTCATCGAATCATGAAGGGGTTCGAGGTGAGAAACGTGAAAACTTCAGCCGAGGGAAGCAGAACAAGCATTCTAGCTCCCAACATCTGGGGAAACATACTGGAAGTGGAGGGGGTTTTCAGAGCAATGGCAGCAGTCAAAACAACTGGGGTGCGAGAAGATCAGAAGCTTCCGTGTGGCTGCAGCTTATTAACAAGCTCTCTAATAAATCACTCTTACCT gtggtTATTTTTTGCTTCTCTAAGAATCGTTGTGACAAGTCAGCTGATAGCATATCAGGAACAGACCTCACAAGCAGCTCTGAAAAAAGTGAGATTCGCGTTTTCTGTGACAAAGCATTCTCACGGCTAAAGGGATCTGACAGGAGCTTACCACAG ATTGTTGGAGTTCAGAGCCTTCTTCACAGAGGAATCGGTGTGCATCATGCTGGGTTGCTTCCAATTGTTAAGGAAGTTGTTGAAATGCTTTTTTGCCGTGGTGTAATCAAG GTTCTGTTCTCAACTGAGACATTTGCAATGGGAGTCAACGCCCCAGCAAGAACG GTTGTTTTTGATACATTGAGGAAGTTTGATGGAAAGGAATTCAGACAATTGCTTCCTGGTGAATACACTCAGATGGCTGGTCGTGCGGGCAGAAGAGGACTTGATAAAATTGGTACAGTTATTGTAATGTGTCGTGACGAGATCCCAGAGGAGAGCGATTTGAAGCTTGTTATCGTGGGAAATGCCACCAAGCTGGAATCACAGTTTCGCCTGACCTATATTATGATTCTGCATCTCCTGCGAGTTGAAGAGTTGAAG GTGGAGGATATGCTAAAAAGAAGTTTTGCTGAATTTCATGCTCAGAAAAAATTGCCGGAAAACCAACAGCTTCTAATGAGAAAGCTTACTCAGCCTGTAAAATCTATAGA GTGTATAAAAGGTGAACCGGCAATTGAGGAATACTATGATATGCACTTAGAAGCAGAGAAGCGTCACACACAGATTTATGAAACTGTCATGAACTCCTCAGTTGCCCAATCACATCTTATACCTGGAAGGGTGGTAGTTGTCAAATCGCAATCG GCTCAGGACCACTTACTTGGAGCTATTGTCAGAGCAGTATCTGGGAAAAAACAATATATAGTTTTACTTCTGAAACCTAACTCTCCATCAGCCACACAGGGTTCTCCAAGTAGCAAGAGCATCGGAGGAGACAAAGCAGTTAATTTTGCACCAGGTTCTTTTCTGTTGCCAAAATCAAAACGTACTTTCGATGATGAATATTGTTCGGTTTCTACTTCTCGCAAAGGATCAGGTAGCATCAAAATAACATTGCCGCATTATGGTAATGCTGCTGGGATGGCTTATGAGGTGAGGGAAGTTGATGTAAAAGAATTTTTATGCATCTGCAATGGCAAGATAAAGATAGACCAGGTTCGACTTCTTGAAGACTGTAGCACCGGTGCTTACTCCAACACAGTTCAACAGCTTTTGGCTCTGAAATCTGATGGGCTTAAGTACCCTCCGGCGCTAGATCCAGTGAAAG ACTTAAAGTTGCGAGATTTGGAGCATGTGGAGATCTATCGCAGATGGAATTCCCTGATGCAGGACATGGCGAAGAATAAGTGTCATGGGTGTATCAAACTGGAGGAGCATATGAAGTTGGCAAAAGAAATAAAGGGGCATAAAGAAGAGGTTAATGCTCTTAAGTTTCAAATGTCTGATGAAGCACTTCAACAGATGCCAGAGTTTCAGGGCCGG ATAGATGTTCTGAGAGAAATTGGATGCATTGATGCtgaccttgttgttcaaataaAAGGCCGCGTAGCCTGTGAGATGAATTCTGGGGAGGAGTTGATATGCACAGAGTGTCTGTTTGAGAATCAGCTAGATGACTTGGAACCAGAGGAAGCAGTGGCTTTAATGTCTGCCTTTGTGTTCCAGCAGAGAAAAACTTCTGAACCTTCTCTTACCCCCAAGCTGTCTCATGCTAAGCAAAG GTTATATGAAACAGCAATAAGACTTGGTGAGCTCCAAGCCGAATGCAACCTGCAGATAAACCCTGAGGAATATGCTCGAGAAAATCTAAAGTTTGGTCTGCTTGAAGTGGTTTATGAATGGGCAAAG GGCACTCCATTTGCTGATATTTGTGAGCTCACTGATGTTCCCGAAGGCCTTATAGTGCGAACCATAGTCAGACTGGATGAGACATGTCGGGAATTCAAAAATGCAGCATCGATAATGGGTAATTCTGCATTATACAAGAAAATGGAATCAGCTTCCAATGCCATAAAGCGTGATATCGTCTTTGCTGCTAGCTTGTATATAACTGGAGTCTGA
- the LOC115745998 gene encoding DExH-box ATP-dependent RNA helicase DExH11 isoform X2, with protein sequence MDPIEAANGLSFRVGFTGHSGHLRVEPLSTVERSNPLKSVPDFISPPAFAEETPESIKEYIEENYLMPTLDVDEFSPEKAGKHWDFNWFDEANVPLDPSLPRSVMVPVWELPFRRQKSKSGVWEPKSVEVDVSELMVDAQDSGSLPRMAGPTKDILRGSINKRPFRPGGLDDAQSLERIVPDGASSGEWVWELLNGGSPQVTPPSFKHGVVLGDLQAFPCSWNVSKDWNSVKSLSDEKAELSVQFDDLFKKAWEEGTLADYATEGRMSESESLAPEAESSIVDKASRVGEDELPMLDEILSVEPGISTSQPDAVKNNDGQQQEVWAVRADNDGIADHFHELIPDMALDFPFELDKFQKEAIYYLEKGDSVFVSAHTSAGKTVVAEYAFALASKHCTRAVYTAPIKTISNQKYRDFFGKFDVGLLTGDVSLRPEASCLIMTTEILRSMLYRGADIIRDIEWVIFDEVHYVNDVERGVVWEEVIIMLPRHVNIILLSATVPNTMEFADWIGRTKRKKIRVTGTTERPVPLEHCLFYSGELYRVCESEKFISQGLKSARDAFKKKSSLSHGGSSGSYAGHSSNHEGVRGEKRENFSRGKQNKHSSSQHLGKHTGSGGGFQSNGSSQNNWGARRSEASVWLQLINKLSNKSLLPVVIFCFSKNRCDKSADSISGTDLTSSSEKSEIRVFCDKAFSRLKGSDRSLPQIVGVQSLLHRGIGVHHAGLLPIVKEVVEMLFCRGVIKVLFSTETFAMGVNAPARTVVFDTLRKFDGKEFRQLLPGEYTQMAGRAGRRGLDKIGTVIVMCRDEIPEESDLKLVIVGNATKLESQFRLTYIMILHLLRVEELKVEDMLKRSFAEFHAQKKLPENQQLLMRKLTQPVKSIECIKGEPAIEEYYDMHLEAEKRHTQIYETVMNSSVAQSHLIPGRVVVVKSQSAQDHLLGAIVRAVSGKKQYIVLLLKPNSPSATQGSPSSKSIGGDKAVNFAPGSFLLPKSKRTFDDEYCSVSTSRKGSGSIKITLPHYGNAAGMAYEVREVDVKEFLCICNGKIKIDQVRLLEDCSTGAYSNTVQQLLALKSDGLKYPPALDPVKDLKLRDLEHVEIYRRWNSLMQDMAKNKCHGCIKLEEHMKLAKEIKGHKEEVNALKFQMSDEALQQMPEFQGRIDVLREIGCIDADLVVQIKGRVACEMNSGEELICTECLFENQLDDLEPEEAVALMSAFVFQQRKTSEPSLTPKLSHAKQRLYETAIRLGELQAECNLQINPEEYARENLKFGLLEVVYEWAKGTPFADICELTDVPEGLIVRTIVRLDETCREFKNAASIMGNSALYKKMESASNAIKRDIVFAASLYITGV encoded by the exons ATGGATCCGATTGAGGCGGCGAATGGATTGTCGTTCCGGGTCGGTTTCACTGGACACAGCGGCCACCTCAGGGTCGAGCCTCTCTCGACCGTTGAGCGCAGTAACCCGCTCAAATCGGTCCCCGATTTCATCTCA CCACCTGCTTTTGCCGAGGAAACTCCTGAATCAATAAAGGAGTATATAGAGGAGAACTACCTAATGCCCACCCTGGATGTTGATGAGTTTTCGCCGGAAAAGGCTGGAAAGCATTGGGACTTTAACTGGTTTGATGAGGCAAATGTACCGTTAGACCCATCATTACCAAGATCTGTTATGGTGCCTGTGTGGGAGTTGCCCTTTAGACGCCAAAAGAGCAAATCAGGAGTATGGGAGCCTAAATCTGTGGAg GTGGATGTATCAGAGCTAATGGTGGATGCTCAAGATTCTGGTTCATTACCACGAATGGCTGGGCCCACAAAAGACATTTTGCGGGGAAGCATCAACAAACGTCCCTTCCGTCCAGGTGGTCTGGATGATGCCCAATCTCTGGAGAGGATTGTACCGGATGGTGCTTCTAGCGGTGAATGGGTATGGGAATTGTTGAATGGGGGTTCTCCACAGGTCACTCCTCCTAGCTTCAAGCATGGCGTGGTTCTTGGGGATCTCCAG GCTTTCCCATGCTCATGGAATGTGTCCAAGGACTGGAATTCTGTCAAGAGCTTGTCAGACGAAAAG GCGGAGCTCTCTGTACAGTTTGATGACTTGTTCAAGAAAGCTTGGGAAGAGGGAACTCTTGCAGATTATGCGACTGAAG GTCGTATGTCAGAATCAGAGTCCCTTGCCCCAGAAGCTGAATCTAGCATTGTTGACAAAGCTAGCAGGGTGGGAGAAGATGAACTACCCATGCTAGATGAAATTTTGTCTGTTGAACCAGGAATATCGACCTCTCAACCAGATGCAGTGAAGAACAACGATGGACAACAGCAGGAG GTCTGGGCTGTTAGAGCAGACAATGATGGGATTGCTGATCACTTTCATGAACTTATACCCGACATGGCCCTCGATTTTCCATTTGAGTTGGATAAGTTCCAAAAGGAG GCTATATATTATCTTGAAAAGGGAGACTCAGTTTTCGTGTCGGCTCACACATCCGCTGGAAAGACGGTCGTTGCAGAATATGCATTTGCTTTGGCTTCAAAG CATTGTACCAGAGCAGTTTACACAGCTCCTATTAAGACTATCAGCAATCAAAAGTACAGAGATTTCTTTGGGAAGTTTGATGTTGGACTTCTTACTGGCGATGTCAGCTTAAGGCCAGAGGCATCCTGTCTGATAATGACTACTGAAATTTTAAGGTCAATGCTCTATCGAGGCGCCGATATCATTCGTGATATTGAGTGG GTTATATTCGATGAAGTGCATTATGTCAATGATGTTGAAAGAGGGGTTGTTTGGGAAGAAGTAATTATTATGCTACCGAGACATGTCAATATCATTCTTCTCTCAGCCACG GTTCCTAACACAATGGAGTTTGCAGACTGGATTGGCCGGACTAAGCGGAAAAAAATTCGTGTGACTGG GACCACTGAAAGACCAGTCCCTTTAGAGCATTGCTTATTTTACTCTGGAGAACTTTACAGAGTATGTGAaagtgaaaaatttatttcCCAGGGACTGAAATCTGCAAGAGAcgcttttaagaaaaaaagttcACTTTCACATGGAGGTTCTAGTGGATCATATGCTGGGCATTCATCGAATCATGAAGGGGTTCGAGGTGAGAAACGTGAAAACTTCAGCCGAGGGAAGCAGAACAAGCATTCTAGCTCCCAACATCTGGGGAAACATACTGGAAGTGGAGGGGGTTTTCAGAGCAATGGCAGCAGTCAAAACAACTGGGGTGCGAGAAGATCAGAAGCTTCCGTGTGGCTGCAGCTTATTAACAAGCTCTCTAATAAATCACTCTTACCT gtggtTATTTTTTGCTTCTCTAAGAATCGTTGTGACAAGTCAGCTGATAGCATATCAGGAACAGACCTCACAAGCAGCTCTGAAAAAAGTGAGATTCGCGTTTTCTGTGACAAAGCATTCTCACGGCTAAAGGGATCTGACAGGAGCTTACCACAG ATTGTTGGAGTTCAGAGCCTTCTTCACAGAGGAATCGGTGTGCATCATGCTGGGTTGCTTCCAATTGTTAAGGAAGTTGTTGAAATGCTTTTTTGCCGTGGTGTAATCAAG GTTCTGTTCTCAACTGAGACATTTGCAATGGGAGTCAACGCCCCAGCAAGAACG GTTGTTTTTGATACATTGAGGAAGTTTGATGGAAAGGAATTCAGACAATTGCTTCCTGGTGAATACACTCAGATGGCTGGTCGTGCGGGCAGAAGAGGACTTGATAAAATTGGTACAGTTATTGTAATGTGTCGTGACGAGATCCCAGAGGAGAGCGATTTGAAGCTTGTTATCGTGGGAAATGCCACCAAGCTGGAATCACAGTTTCGCCTGACCTATATTATGATTCTGCATCTCCTGCGAGTTGAAGAGTTGAAG GTGGAGGATATGCTAAAAAGAAGTTTTGCTGAATTTCATGCTCAGAAAAAATTGCCGGAAAACCAACAGCTTCTAATGAGAAAGCTTACTCAGCCTGTAAAATCTATAGA GTGTATAAAAGGTGAACCGGCAATTGAGGAATACTATGATATGCACTTAGAAGCAGAGAAGCGTCACACACAGATTTATGAAACTGTCATGAACTCCTCAGTTGCCCAATCACATCTTATACCTGGAAGGGTGGTAGTTGTCAAATCGCAATCG GCTCAGGACCACTTACTTGGAGCTATTGTCAGAGCAGTATCTGGGAAAAAACAATATATAGTTTTACTTCTGAAACCTAACTCTCCATCAGCCACACAGGGTTCTCCAAGTAGCAAGAGCATCGGAGGAGACAAAGCAGTTAATTTTGCACCAGGTTCTTTTCTGTTGCCAAAATCAAAACGTACTTTCGATGATGAATATTGTTCGGTTTCTACTTCTCGCAAAGGATCAGGTAGCATCAAAATAACATTGCCGCATTATGGTAATGCTGCTGGGATGGCTTATGAGGTGAGGGAAGTTGATGTAAAAGAATTTTTATGCATCTGCAATGGCAAGATAAAGATAGACCAGGTTCGACTTCTTGAAGACTGTAGCACCGGTGCTTACTCCAACACAGTTCAACAGCTTTTGGCTCTGAAATCTGATGGGCTTAAGTACCCTCCGGCGCTAGATCCAGTGAAAG ACTTAAAGTTGCGAGATTTGGAGCATGTGGAGATCTATCGCAGATGGAATTCCCTGATGCAGGACATGGCGAAGAATAAGTGTCATGGGTGTATCAAACTGGAGGAGCATATGAAGTTGGCAAAAGAAATAAAGGGGCATAAAGAAGAGGTTAATGCTCTTAAGTTTCAAATGTCTGATGAAGCACTTCAACAGATGCCAGAGTTTCAGGGCCGG ATAGATGTTCTGAGAGAAATTGGATGCATTGATGCtgaccttgttgttcaaataaAAGGCCGCGTAGCCTGTGAGATGAATTCTGGGGAGGAGTTGATATGCACAGAGTGTCTGTTTGAGAATCAGCTAGATGACTTGGAACCAGAGGAAGCAGTGGCTTTAATGTCTGCCTTTGTGTTCCAGCAGAGAAAAACTTCTGAACCTTCTCTTACCCCCAAGCTGTCTCATGCTAAGCAAAG GTTATATGAAACAGCAATAAGACTTGGTGAGCTCCAAGCCGAATGCAACCTGCAGATAAACCCTGAGGAATATGCTCGAGAAAATCTAAAGTTTGGTCTGCTTGAAGTGGTTTATGAATGGGCAAAG GGCACTCCATTTGCTGATATTTGTGAGCTCACTGATGTTCCCGAAGGCCTTATAGTGCGAACCATAGTCAGACTGGATGAGACATGTCGGGAATTCAAAAATGCAGCATCGATAATGGGTAATTCTGCATTATACAAGAAAATGGAATCAGCTTCCAATGCCATAAAGCGTGATATCGTCTTTGCTGCTAGCTTGTATATAACTGGAGTCTGA
- the LOC115746015 gene encoding mitochondrial uncoupling protein 2: protein MADLKPGSEVSFIETFFCSAFAACFAEFCTIPMDTAKVRLQLQKKAPVGEGGHLPKYRGLLGTVFTIAREEGLPALWNGIIPGLHRQCIYGGLRIGLYGPVKSFLVGSDSVEDTYLFQQILAALLTGAIAIAVANPMDLVKIRLQAEGKLPPGVPGRYSGALNAYFTIVKQEGLAALWTGLGPNIARNAIINAAELASYDQVKQTILKIPGFIDDVFTQLLAGLGAGFFAVCIGSPIDVVKSRMMGDSTYRSTLDCFIKTLKYEGFFAFYKGFFPNFGRLGSWNVIMFLTFEQAKRFLVGAV, encoded by the exons ATGGCGGATCTCAAGCCTGGGTCCGAGGTTTCGTTCATCGAGACCTTCTTCTGCAGCGCCTTCGCTGCTTGCTTCGCCGAG TTCTGTACCATTCCTATGGACACAGCTAAAGTCAGGCTACAGCTTCAGAAGAAAGCACCGGTCGGAGAAGGAGGCCATTTACCTAAATACAGGGGCTTGTTGGGTACTGTTTTTACCATTGCTAGGGAAGAAGGACTACCGGCACTTTGGAATGGCATTATTCCAGGGTTACATCGTCAATGTATATATGGTGGCTTGAGGATTGGATTATACGGGCCT GTCAAATCATTTTTAGTTGGCAGTGACTCTGTTGAAGACACTTATTTGTTCCAGCAAATACTTGCTGCATTATTGACTG GTGCCATAGCAATTGCAGTGGCTAATCCTATGGATCTCGTTAAAATTCGACTTCAGGCTGAAGGGAAACTGCCACCTGGGGTGCCAGGTCGTTATTCTGGAGCTTTGAATGCTTATTTTACAATTGTGAAACAG GAGGGACTGGCGGCTCTTTGGACGGGTCTTGGACCAAATATAGCACGAAATGCTATTATAAATGCAGCTGAGCTGGCAAGCTATGATCAAGTGAAACAG acaattttgaaaattccaggGTTTATAGACGATGTGTTTACTCAACTCCTGGCGGGTCTAGGCGCAGGGTTCTTTGCTGTCTGCATAGGTTCTCCTATTGATGTG GTTAAGTCAAGAATGATGGGCGATTCGACATACAGAAGTACTCTTGATTGTTTCATAAAGACTCTGAAGTACGAG GGATTTTTTGCCTTCTACAAGGGTTTCTTCCCAAATTTCGGGCGTCTGGGATCGTGGAATGTTATTATGTTTCTCACCTTCGAGCAA GCAAAGAGATTTTTGGTCGGAGCTGTATGA